GCTCATCGAACCTGCACTCTCATCGAACCACTCGACGGCACAGGTGCTTTCTGCCGCGACGCGGCCCACGGGCCACACTGCCCGCGCGAAACCATCCCAGCGAGCAGCGCTGACCGAGGTCACTGCGTCGACCCCGGCCAAGCAGGCCCCTGGGACGCCTGTGCCTGACCGACGGGAAGCCTACCGCTACTCGGCGCGCAAGGCAGAGTTGAAGTGAGATTCACCGCATCGCGCGAATGTGAAACGCAAATGTGTTGCAATGGGGCATAATTCGCCCTCCGCGCACCGCGTTCGCCCTCGATTCCGGTGCGGCGGAGGGCGTCAGAGGTAGGACGTGTCGTTCACCAGGCGCACCGAAGACCCACCGTCGGGATAGAACTCCGCTATCGATAGCGACGCCAGATCCAGATGCAACCGGTACAACAGCGACGGGCCGGCATCGAGGGCCAGCCGCAGCAGCGTCTTGATCGGGGTCACATGACTGACCACCACCACATTGGCGCCGGGATACCGCTCGACGAGATCGCGCAGAGCCGCGTCCACCCGCGCGAGGACCTGCTCGAAGCTCTCCCCGCCGGGCGCGGCGACGGTGGGATCACCGATCCAGCGGGCGTGCAGGCCGGGATCGCGTTGCGCGGCCTCGGCGAAGGTCAGGCCCTCCCACGCGCCGAAGTCGGTCTCGATCAACCCGTCGTGGATCTCCACCGGGACCTCGAGCGCGCCGGCAGCCGCCTCGGCGGTCTCCCGGGCACGGCCGAGCGGCGAGCTGACCACCGCGGCGATGCCGCCCTTGGCGGCCAGCATTTTCGCGGCGCGGGCGGCCTGTTCCCGCCCGAGCGGGGTGAGCGGCGGATTGCCGCGACCGGAATAGCGGCGCTGCACCGACAACTCGGTCTGGCCGTGGCGAAGCAGCAGCAACCGGGTGGGACGACCGGTGGCCCGGGTCCAGCCCGGACCGTGCTGCGCCGGGGCGGCCTGCTCGGCGTGCACGTCCCTGACTTCATCGATCCAGCTCGGCAGGTCGCGCTCGGTGACCGCGAGGGCCGGATCGGCGGCCTCGGCGGTGCGCGCGTCCGCGGCCGCCGCGCGGTTCTCGGCGACGCCGCTTCCCTCGTCCATGGCCTCGTTGGCCAGCCGGTCGGCGTGCGAGTTCTGCGCGCGCGGAATCCAGCCGTAGCTGACCCGGGTGAATCCGGCGGCGAGCCTGCGGGCCTGGTCGGCGAGCGGAATCAAGGACGCGTGCTTGATCTTCCAGCGCCCGGACATCTGCTCGACGACCAGCTTGGAGTCCATGCGCACGACGACCGACTCGGCGCCCAGTTCGGCCGCCGCCGCCAACCCCGCGATCAAACCGCGATATTCGGCGACGTTGTTGGTGGCCACGCCGAGGAACTCCCGGCGCTCGGCGAGCACCCGGGCGTGGTCGGCGTCGTAGACCACGGCTCCGTAACCGGCCGGGCCGGGATTGCCACGGGAACCGCCGTCGGCTTCGACGATCACCTCGGGCACTCTCATCGCGATCGCCCGGCAACCGGTCGCGACGAACTCACAGCCCCGATTCCTTGGTCCGGACCAGGATCGCGCCGCACTCCGGGCAGCGCACGACCACGTCCGGCGCCGTCTTGGCGATGCGCGCGATCTCGCCGCGATCGAGTTCGATCCGGCACGCGCCACAGCGGCGAGCCTGCAACAGCGCCGCGCCCGCGCCGTGCTGTATGCGCTGCCGGTCGTAGATGGCGAGCAGCTCGCCGGGAACCTTCGCCACCATGCCCGCGCGATCGGTCTCGCAGCGCGTCTGCGCCACGTCCAGATCCGCGAGCGCCTCGTCGCGCTGCCGCCGGGCGGCGGCGAGTTCGTCCTCGGTCTTGCTCAACCGCGCGCCCGCGTGCTCGTAGTCGGCGGCGGAGGCCTCCCGCCGCTCCATCACCTCGAGCAGCTCGTCCTCCAGTACGGAGCGGCGCCGCTGCAGACTGCCCAGCTCGTGCTGGAGCTCCGAAAGCTGTTTGGCGTTCACCGTTCCCGCGGTGAGCATGGCCTGGTCGCGCTCCTCGCGCTTGCGCACCGCCTCGACCTCGCCCTCCAGCTTGCGGATGTCGCGGTCGAGGTCGTCCAGCACGATCTGCACGGCCACCGCGGCGTCGGAGTGCGCGTTGCGCTCGGCTTCCAGCCGCGCCACCTCCTGCTGCTCGGGCAGCACGGTGCGACGGTGCGCGATCCGGGTCAGCTCGGCGTCGACGGCGGCGAGCCGCAGCAGCTCGGCCTGGATCGGGGGTTCGACATTCAACGCGGACAAACTCCTGGGCGGGGTGGACGGGACCGAAGTTCCACCGTACCGCGCCGGATCGGCGAACCGGCGTCAGCCGCCGACGGGGCGAGTTTTGATGGCGTCGCGGGAGATGTAGACGTCGTACTCGCCGGGCACCGCGATCACCGCGTTGCCGTAGGCGGAGCGCACGAACGGCTGGGTCCACCAGCGGCCCTCGCGCATGTCGGCGAAGAAGTCGCTGTCGCCGTCGTTGAGGAAGATCTGGTTCTGCCGGGTCGCGACGCCGTCGAGGCGCTGGCCGTACAGGCGGCTGATCCGGTAGCCGGAATGGAAGCCGAGGGCGTTGACCCACGGCTCCAGCTCCACGATGCCCGCTTGCAGCACCCACATGTCACCTTCGACCCGGTAGGTCCGGCGCTGCTCGGGGTGATCGTCGTCGCCGTACAGGACGAGGTCGACGTCCATCTGGTGTTCCTGCCCCGCCACCGGCTTGGCCACCACGTGCGCCGCCTTGATCTCGCCGGTCAGTCCGAGGTAGGTCTGCAGCAGGGTCGCGATCCACAGCAGCACCGCCGCGACCAGCAGCAGCGCGAGCCCGCCCGACCCGCGCGCGAGCAGCGGCCGCATCCCCACCCGGCGCCACGCGACCAAACCGGAGACGATCAGCGCCACACCGACGACCAGCAGCAGGATCAGCCCGATCTGCACGAGCCCGAAGTCAACCGGGAAGTTCATGCGGTAGTTGTACCCCGCACGAACTACTCGATTCACGCAATCCGCCCAACCCGTCCCGGCTCGGCGCGGACACGCCCCGACACGCCGCTACCACTCCGTCGGCGCGCCAACGGTTTCGGGCGCTCAGCCGGTGCCGCGCACCGTCCACGGGTCGGTGCGCAACGTGGACACCCTGGTCTCCAGGCCGGGCAGGGCGCTGCGCACGACCGCTTCGGCCTGCGCGCACCAAGGGAATTCGGTGGCCCAGTGCGCGGCGTCGACCAACGCGGGACCGCCCTTGCGCAGGTGCTCGTCGACCGGATGGTGGCGCAGATCGGACGTGACGTACACGTCGACGCCGAGCGCGGTGGCCCGGCTCAGGTAGGAGTCGCCCGCGCCGCCGCAGACGGCGACGGTGTAGACGGAGCGGTCCGGGTCACCAGCGGCGCGCACGCCCCATGCCGTGGGCGGAAGCGCGCGCGCCACGCGATCGGTGAAGGCGCGCAACGATTCCGGTTCCGGCAGGGTGCCGACCCGGCCGAGGCCCAGAGACGACGGCAGCTGGGCGCGTTCACCGATGTGGTAGACCGGGTCCTCGCCGGGATGCGCGGCGCGCAGCGCGGCGAGCACGGCGGAACGGGCCGACGAGGGGGCGGCGACCTCCACCCGCTCCTCCTCGGCGTACTGGAGTTCGCCCAAGGTCTCTTGCACGGGCGAGCCTTCGGTCGTCGGGCGGGACTGCGCCTTGGCCGGTACCAGCACCGCGCAGTCGCAGTGGTCCACTCGTCGGCCCGCACCCGCGGCGAAGAGCGCGGCGAGCACCGCGTCGGTGTGCGTGCTCGGCACTTGTATCACCCAGTTGTCCACAGCCGATTCGGGTTTCGCATCCAGCGGGCCGGTGACCGTCAGTCCGAGGGCGGCCGCGAGTGCGTCGGAGACACCCGGGGCGGCGGAGTCGGCGTTGGTGTGCGCGGTGAACAGCGCGCAACCGGAACGGATCAGCCGATGCACCAGTGCGCCTTTCGGCGTGCTCGCCGCGACGGTGTCGACGCCGCGCAGCAGCAGCGGGTGGTGCACCACCAGGGCCTGCGCGCGCCAGTCGATCGCCTCCTCGACGACCGCGGCGGTCGCGTCGACGGCGAACAGCACCCGGGTCAGCTCCTCGGCCGGGTCACCACAGACCAGGCCGACCGAGTCCCACGGCTCGGCCAGCGTGGGCGGGTAGGCCGCGTCGAGCACCCCGATGAGATCCGCGAGCGTGGTCATCGTCCACCTTCCTTTGCTTCGATCCCGACATCTGCCGACCGGATCGCCTCCACCAGCAAATCGACCTCCGCCGCACCGCGGACCGCGACGCGCAGATGGTCCGGGCCGAGGCCGGGGAAGGTGTCCGCGCGCCGGACCGCGATTCCCGCCGCGGCCAAGTGCTTGCGCAGCAGTTCGCCGTCCGGGACGCGCAGGAGCAGGAACGGCCCCTCGGCCGGAGTGTGGACGGCGATGCCGAGGCCGGTCAGGCGCTCGATCATCGCGGCGCGATGCACGGCGAGCGTGCGCGCGCAGCGCTCGGACTCGGTCACGGCCGCCGGGCTCGCGGTGGCGGTGATCGCCTCCAGTTGCAGCGTGCCCAGCGCCCAGTGCGGCCGCCCTGCGCCGAGGCGCGCGAGAACGTCCGGTGCTCCCAGGAAATAGCCGCAGCGCAGGCCCGCCAGCGCCCAGGTCTTGGTGAGGCTGCGCAGAACGAGCAGGTCGGGCGCGGGGTCGGCGGCGAGGGATTCCGGCTCGCCCGCGACCGCGTCGGCGAAGGCTTCGTCGACCACGATGACGCGGCCCGGCCTGCGCAGGGCGCGGATCGTGTCGGCCGGGTGCAGCACCGAGGTCGGGTTGGTCGGGTTGCCGAGCACCACCAGGTCGGCTTCGGGGGGCACCGCGCCGGGATCCAGGCGGTAGGGCGATTCCAGAACGACCCGGGTGACGGGGACGCCGGCCTCCCGCAACACGAGTTCCGGCTCGGTGAACGACGGGTGCAGCACCGCGGCCGAACGTGGCGCGAGACGGGGCAGCAGCGCGAAACCTTCGGCCGCCCCTGCCAGCAGCAACACCTCATCCGGGACACGGCCGTGCCGGGCCGCGACCGCCCGGCGCGCGGCCTCGGCGTCCTCGGCGCTGGGATAGCGGCCCAGATCGGACAGCCGCCCGGCCAGGCGCAGGCGCAGCCACTTCGGTGGCGCCGTCCCTTGGACGTTCACCGCGAAATCGAGCATGCCCGGGCGCGCGTCCACGTCGCCGTGGTGACGCAGTTTCGCGCGATCGACGGTGTCCTCGGCCACGAGATCACACCCTACGTGGCGCTGCGGGAGCGGGACCGGCCAGAATGGCAGGCGTGGGTCAGCTGCACGTCTCGTTCGTCTGTACCGGCAACATCTGCCGCTCTCCGATGGCGGAAAAGATCTTCGCCTCGCACCTCTACCGGGCCGGGCTCGCCAACCGGGTGCGGGTGAGCAGCGCGGGCACCGGGTCGTGGCACGTCGGCGACGACGCCGACCCGCGGACCTGCGCGACCCTGCGCAAGTACGGATACCCGACCGGCCACGTCGCCGCCGTGTTCGGGGCCGAGCACAGCGACGCGGATCTGGTGATCGCCTTGGACCGCTCGCACCAGCGCGACCTGGCCCGGCTCGGCATCCCGGCCGAGCGACTGCGGTTGCTGCGTGCCTTCGACCCCGACGCCGACGGCCAAGACGTGGCCGACCCCTACTACGGCGACGCGACGGACTTCGAACTCGTGCGCGCGCAGATCGAGGCCGCCGTGCCCGGCCTGCTCGACTGGGTGCGCGCCGAATTGGCCGCCGCCGAACCGCCCGATCCGCGCCTCGTCTCCGACGAGCGATCCTGATGCGCAGGCTCGCCTTCCTGCTGCGCCCCAGCTGGCTGATCCTGGCGGTGCTGGTCGCCGCGTTCGCCTACCTGTGCTTCACCGTGCTCGCGCCGTGGCAGCTCGGCAAGAACACGGCCACCTCGCACCGCAACCAGTTGATCGCCGACTCGGTGAAGGCCGAGCCCGTGGACGTCACCACCGTGCTCTCCGGAACCGGCGAGCACACCGAGTGGCGGCGCGTCACCGCCTCCGGCAGCTACCTGCCGGACTCCACGGTGCTGGTGCGGCTGCGCCACCTCGACGGCGCTCCCGGGTACGCGGTGCTCGCGACGTTCCGGCTGGACGACGGCCGCGTGCTGCTCGTCGACCGCGGACTGGTGTCGGCGGTCGACGGCACCCGCCCGCCCCAGGTCCCCGAGCCGCCCGCGGGACCGCAGCGCATCGAGGCCAGGGTCCGGATGTCCGAGGGCGTCACGCCCGGCAAGGACCCGAGCGTCCAGGACGGCTATCGCCAGGTGTACTCCATCGACACCGCCCAGGAATCGACGGTTCTGCGACAACCCCTCACCGCCGTTCCCACCGGCGGCGAACGCGGCGGCTACCTGCAGCTGAGCGAGAGCCAACCGGGCGCGTTCACCCCGACTCCGCTCCCCCAGCTGGACGCGGGCCCCTACCTGTCCTACGGCCTGCAATGGCTGGCCTTCGGCATCATGGCTCCGCTCGGCCTCGGCTACTTCGTCTACGCGGAGATCCGCGAACGACGGAAGGAGAAAGGCTCCGCCGCCGAGCCGGTAGGCGCGCCCTCCCCCACCGAACGGCCGCGATCCGAGCCGGTTTCCTCGACCACTCCGCCCGCACCCGCCGCGCCGACCACGGAAGCCCGCCTCGCCGACCGCTACGGCCGCGGCCGCGGGTGAGCACCCCCGATTCGGCGTTCGTCGAGTCAGGACCGATTCGGCCCCAGTAGGTCCCACCGGTTACCCGCGATGTCGAGGAAGACCGCCACCCGCCCGTACGGCTCGTCGCGGGGCGCGCGCACGAACTCGACGCCGCGCGCGACCATCCGGTCGTACGCCGAGTGGAAGTCCTCGACCTGTAAGAAGAAGCCGACCCGGCCCGCGACCTGCTGCCCGATCACCGCGGTTTGCGCCGCACCGTCGGCCCGGGCGAGCAGGATGCCCGATTCGGCGCCGGGCGGGCGCACCACCACCCACCGTTTCGCGCGACCGTCGTCGGTGAGCGCCGCCGAGTCCTCGACCAGCTCGAATCCCAGTGAATCGACAAAGAAGGCGATCGCGGGGTCGTACTCCGCCACGACGATGGTCATCAGTCCGATCCGCATCGCGGAAGCCTATCCGGATCAGCACGCGGGCTTGCGAGGCCGACGGCACTCGCGCCGGTCCCTGGGAGCCGTCCAGGTGCTCTACCCGCGTGCCATGTCTACGGCGTGCCGCGCGGCATGGGCGGGCTGTCTCCGCGGACGACCGGCGAGCGAACCGACAGCGCGTTGGGAGCGTGTGTCGTGCGGTCGCGCGACCGGGCCCGCCGTATGCGCGGTGCGCATTCCCGCTGGAGCGCGGCGGCGGCCCGGTCGGACCACTCAGCGCCTGGTCAAGGCGACGGCGGCGGCGAGCAGCGTGGCGGCAAGCTGCACTGCTTCGGAAAGACGGACCGCGCGGCGCAGGTCGTGCACCGTGGGAGCCGGGCCGTCCCCGAGGATCGGGCGCATCTCGACACCGTGCGGGTACTCGGTACGGCCACCCAGCCGGACGCCGAGCGCCCCGGCCATCGACGCTTCCACCACCCCCGCGTTGGGGCTGGGATGGCCGGCCGCGTCCCGCCGCCATGCGGCCAGGGCGGCAGCGGGCCCGCCACCGATCAAGGGGGCGAGGGCGGCGGTGAGCAAACCGGTGATCCGCGCCGGGATCAGGTTGGCCGCGTCGTCGACGCGGGCGGCGGCCCAGCCGAAACGCCGGTAGCGCTCGTTGCGGTAGCCGATCATCGCGTCCAGCGTGTTGACCGCGCGATACCCGAGCAGACCCGGGATGCCCGCCACCGCTCCCCACACCACCGGCGCGACGGACGCGTCGGAGGTGTTCTCGGCGATGGACTCCAGTGCCGCGCGAGCGAGCCCGTCCGCGTCCAGCGCCTGCGGATCGCGGCCACAGAGAGAAGGCAGGAGCGCGCGAGCGCCGTCGAGGTCGCCACCGGCCAACCGGTCGGCCATCGCGCGACCGGTCCGGGCCAGACTGCGTCCACCCAGCACGGTCCAGGTGGCGGCGGCGGTCGCGGCCACGCCGCCGCGCCGCACGGCCGCCCCGAGCCCGACCACCGCGCCGACGGCCAGCGTCTCGTGCAGCAACCCCGCCGCGCGCCGGTCGGCGTAGGTCACCGACTCCAAAGCCGCCACCGCCGAGCCGAATCCGGCCACCGGATGCCACCGGCGCGGATCCCCGAACACTCGATCGAGCGCGAATCCGAGCAGCAAACCGAGCGCGGTGGAGGTCCCCTTCTGCACCCGGCGACAGTATCGGGCGCGCGTCGACCGGCGCGCGCGGCCCGGACCGCCCGCCCCCGTGTCACACTCTGTGCCCCTGCGTCGTCGACCCGGTGACGCATCCATAGACTCGCCCGGCGGGGCCCGAACGACGAACGGCGAACAGCAGTGACTTCCGAACAGCCTTCCCCCGAGTCCCTCGACCAGGCCGAGCTGGCGCGGCGGTTCGAGGAGCACCGCCCCTATCTGCGCAGGCTCGCCTACAGCACGCTGGGCAGTCTGAGCGACGCCGACGACGTCGTGCAGGAGGCGTGGTTGCGATTGCAACGCCAGTACGAGGCGGGCGCCGCGAGCGAGATCGACAACCTGCGCGCCTGGCTGTCCACCGTCACCGGCCGGCTGGCCCTCGACCACCTCGGCTCCGCCCGCGTCCGCCGCGAGCAGTACGTCGGCGAATGGCTGCCGGAGCCCGAGGTGACCAGCTGGGACGACCCCGCCGACCGGATCACGCAGGACGAGCGGGTCACCACCGCGCTGCTGGTGGTGCTCGAATCCTTGTCCCCGGCCGAGCGCACCGCGTTCGTGCTCCAGGACGTCTTCGGCATGAGCGGCCCCGAGGTCGCCGAAGTGGTCGGCCGCACCCCGGCCGCCGTCCGCCAGCTCGCCTCACGGGCCCGCAAGCACGTCGAGCAGGGCACGCCGCGCTTCCCGGCCTCGCCGGACGAGCAGAAGAAGGTGGTGTCCGCCTTCTCGGTGGCCTGGCGTTCCGGCGACCTCAGCGCCCTGCTGGGTGTGCTCGACGCGAACGTCAGCCTCACCGCCGACGGCGGCGGCAAGGTGCCCGCGATCCGGCAGCCCGTGCGCGGCGCCGAACTCGTGGCCAAGCTGCTGCTCGGCTGGTACCACTCGCCGTCCGCGGTCGGTGGCTGGGGTCGCGCGGTGCTCGTCAACGGCCAGCCCGGCCTGGTGGTGTTCGACGGCACCCACACCGGCGTGTTCTCCTTCACCGTCGACGACGGACGCATCGTCGCGATCGACGTGGTCCGCAACCCGGACAAGCTGCGCGACCTGCCCACGGACGGTATGCCCGACTGGTTCATGGGCGAGGGCCGCACCGAGCAGGAGTAGTCAGCCCGCGACGCCGAGCGGCCGCGAATACCCGTGCGCGGCCGCCACTTCCGCCGACAGCAGCCGCCCGGCGTCCGCGGTCAGCCCGTGCGCCAGATCGGGATGTGTGGCGCATGCCTCCTGCCAGCCGAGGTCGGCGATCGCCCGCACGTAGGGCAGGGTCGCGTTGGTGAGCGCGATCGTCGAGGTGTGCGGCACCGCTCCCGGCATATTGGCCACGCAGTAGAACAGCGAATCGGCCACCCGGAAGGTGGGATTGGCGTGCGTCGTCGGGTGCGCGGAGGCGAAGCAGCCACCTTGGTCGATGGAGATGTCGACCAGCACGGCACCGGGACGCATGCCGGCGACGAGGTCGTCGGGAACCAGTTCCGGCGCACGCGCCCCCGGTACCAGCACCGCGCCGATCACCAGATCGGCCGACAGCACCGCGCGCCGGATCTCGGCGGCGTTCGACGCGACGGTGGCGATCCGCCCGTCGAAGCGAGCGTCGAGCTCGCGCAACCGATGCAGGTTGGTGTCCAGCACACTGACCCGCGCGCCCATGCCGACGGCGACCGCGGCCGCGTTCGACCCCGCGACGCCGCCGCCGAGCACCACGACTTCCGCCGGGCGCACGCCCGGAACGCCGCCGGGCAGCAGCCCCGCGCCGCCGAGCGGGGCCATCAGGTGGTACGCGCCGACCTGGGCGCCGAGCTTGCCCGCGATCTCGCTCATCGGGGCCAGCAACGGCAGCGACCCGTCGGCGGCGCGGACCATCTCGTAGGCGATGGCGGTGATACCCGAGCGCAGCACCGCGTCGGTGCAGTCGCGCGAGGCCGCCAAGTGCAGAAAGGTGAACAACACCTGCCCGCGGCGCATCCGCGGGTACTCCGGTGCGATCGGTTCCTTCACCTTCAACACCAGCTCGGCTTCCCGCCACACCTGGTCGGCGTCCGGGACCAGGCGGGCTCCCGCCGCGGCGTAGTCGGCGTCGGGGAAGCCCGATCCGACGCCCGCGCCCGCCTGCACCAGCACGTCGTGTCCCTGCCCGGCCAGTTCCCCGGCGCCCGCCGGAGTCAGGGCCACTCGGAACTCCTGCTCCTTGACCTCCTGTGGTACTCCGATCCTCATACCGTCATCGTCGCCCCGGGGCGGGGCCCGCGCCACGATCGACGCGCCGAGCGCGCACCGCGACCACCCGCGCCCCGCGCCGGGGCGAGTTTCTCGGCACGTTGCCCAGCTGAGCGCGGGCGGCCCGCCTCACACGGTGGCCGGGCGACCCAACGGCGGTATCCGCAACTGCTCGGCGCGGCCGCCGAAACGGAAAACGTGCCCCAGGTAATCGAGCGTCTCGCTGAAATGCGCCCAGCCATCGGAGTGGACCGGCACGATCACCGCGTCGCCGAGTACTTCGGCCGCCTGTAGCGCGGTGCGCGCGTTCAAGGTGACGTCGGTGTCCCCGAAACGTCCGACGTTCGCGCCGCCGACGTTGAGCACGGCGATGTCGATGCGGCCGATCCGTTCGGTGATCTCCCGCACCACGTCCACGGAGGCGTTGTCACCCGAGACGTACACCGTCGGCTCCCCGTCGGCGCGCAGCACGAACCCGGTGACGATCCCGCTGAACGGCTCGCACCCCTCCGGTCCGTGCAGGGCGGGCACACCGGTCACCCGCACTCCGTGCACCGTCACGGTCTCCCAGTTCTCCAGTCCGCGCACACCGTCGATGCGGGTGGCGGCGCCGGGCGTGGAGAGCACGGTCGGCACGGTGGTCAGCAGCTTCCGGCCGGAGTCGTCCAAGTTGTCGGCGTGTTCGTCGTGCGAGAGCAGCACCACGTCCACCGGGCCGACCTCGTCGGCCGACACCGCGGGTCCGGTGAGCTTGTGCAACGTGACGGGCCCTGGGTAGTCGCCCGGCTCGTCGAAGGTGGGGTCGGTCAGCCAGGTGCGGCCCGCGTAGCGGAACCGCAGGGTCGGACCGCCGACGTGCAGGATTTCCAGGCCGGTGCGTTCGATCGTGTCGCTCATGTCGTTGATCTTGTCCCGCCCGCAACGGCGACAACAGTGGCCCGAGAGCCGCTTACCGTTAAGATCGGGCCATGCGCACCGTGGCCGTGTTGGCGTTCGACGGGATCAGCCCGTTTCATCTGTCCGTGCCCAGCCTGGTCTTCGGCCGGGTCGGCGTCGAAGGGCCCGCGCCGTATCGCGTGGACGTGTGCGCCCAACAGCCCGGAAGCCTGCGCACACCGGCGGGCTTCGACATCCACGTCCAGCACGGCCTGGAGACGCTGACCCGCGCCGACACCGTCGTGATCCCGAGCTGGCGTTCCGGCGAACCGTTGCCCGGCGAACTGCGCGCCGCCCTGCGAACCGCCCACGCGGGCGGCGCCCGGATCGTCGGCCTGTGCCTGGGCTCGTGGGCGGTGGCGGCGAGCGGGCTGGCCGACGGACGGGAGGTCACCACGCACTGGGCCTCCGCCGCCGAGCTGGCCCGCGCGTTCCCCGCGGTCCGGGTTCGCGCCGACACGCTGTGGTCGGATCTGGGCGACGTCGTGACCTCGGCGGGCGTGGCCGCGGCGCTGGACTGCTGCCTGCACCTGGTCCGCCGGGATCTAGGCAGCAAAGCGGCCACCGAACTGGCCAGGGCGCTGGTCACCGCTCCGCACCGCAGCGGCTCACAGGCGCAGTACATTCCCGTCGCGGTGCCCGAGGCCGCCGACGACGATCCGATCGAGCGGGCCATGGTCTGGGCACGGACGCATCTCGGCGATCCGGTCGACCTGGACGGCTGGGCCCGCGTCGCGCTGATGTCGCGGCGCACCTTCACCCGCCGCTTCCGCGATCGCACCGGCACCAGCCCCCAGCAGTGGCTGCTGCTCCAGCGCACCGACCGGGCGCGGCTGCTGCTGGAGTCCACCACCGACACCGTGGAACGCATCGCGGTCGACACCGGCTTCGGCACGGCGATGAGCCTGCGCCACCACTTCCACCGCATCCTCGGCACCAGCCCCGCCGCGCACCGCGCCAGCTTCCAAGGGCAGAGCTGACCGGAGATCCCGCCGCGCGGGCCGTGGGCGGCCCGGACAGCGGGGCGGCTAAGTTCGTGACCATGCGGATTCAGCTGGGCGAACATGCGCCGGAGATCGAGGAGAGCGCGTGGATCGCGCCGAACGCCACGGTGATCGGCCGGGTGCGGCTCGGCGCCGAGGTCAGCGTCTGGTACAACGCGGTGCTGCGCGGTGACCTGGAGACGATCGAGGTCGGCGCGCGCAGCAATATCCAGGACGGCTGCGTGCTGCACGCCGATCCGGGCTTCCCGCTCACCGTCGGCACGGGGGTCTCGGTGGGACACAATGCGATCCTGCACGGGTGCACGATCGGCGACGACGTGCTGGTCGGCATGGGCGCCACCATCCTCAACGGGGCCGTCGTCGGGCCGGGCAGCCTGATCGCGGCCAACGCGCTGATCCCGGAAGGCGCGCAGATTCCGCCGGGCTCGCTCGTGGCGGGCGTGCCCGGCA
Above is a genomic segment from Nocardia sputorum containing:
- the sigJ gene encoding RNA polymerase sigma factor SigJ, with the translated sequence MTSEQPSPESLDQAELARRFEEHRPYLRRLAYSTLGSLSDADDVVQEAWLRLQRQYEAGAASEIDNLRAWLSTVTGRLALDHLGSARVRREQYVGEWLPEPEVTSWDDPADRITQDERVTTALLVVLESLSPAERTAFVLQDVFGMSGPEVAEVVGRTPAAVRQLASRARKHVEQGTPRFPASPDEQKKVVSAFSVAWRSGDLSALLGVLDANVSLTADGGGKVPAIRQPVRGAELVAKLLLGWYHSPSAVGGWGRAVLVNGQPGLVVFDGTHTGVFSFTVDDGRIVAIDVVRNPDKLRDLPTDGMPDWFMGEGRTEQE
- the ald gene encoding alanine dehydrogenase, whose protein sequence is MRIGVPQEVKEQEFRVALTPAGAGELAGQGHDVLVQAGAGVGSGFPDADYAAAGARLVPDADQVWREAELVLKVKEPIAPEYPRMRRGQVLFTFLHLAASRDCTDAVLRSGITAIAYEMVRAADGSLPLLAPMSEIAGKLGAQVGAYHLMAPLGGAGLLPGGVPGVRPAEVVVLGGGVAGSNAAAVAVGMGARVSVLDTNLHRLRELDARFDGRIATVASNAAEIRRAVLSADLVIGAVLVPGARAPELVPDDLVAGMRPGAVLVDISIDQGGCFASAHPTTHANPTFRVADSLFYCVANMPGAVPHTSTIALTNATLPYVRAIADLGWQEACATHPDLAHGLTADAGRLLSAEVAAAHGYSRPLGVAG
- a CDS encoding MBL fold metallo-hydrolase; amino-acid sequence: MSDTIERTGLEILHVGGPTLRFRYAGRTWLTDPTFDEPGDYPGPVTLHKLTGPAVSADEVGPVDVVLLSHDEHADNLDDSGRKLLTTVPTVLSTPGAATRIDGVRGLENWETVTVHGVRVTGVPALHGPEGCEPFSGIVTGFVLRADGEPTVYVSGDNASVDVVREITERIGRIDIAVLNVGGANVGRFGDTDVTLNARTALQAAEVLGDAVIVPVHSDGWAHFSETLDYLGHVFRFGGRAEQLRIPPLGRPATV
- a CDS encoding GlxA family transcriptional regulator, whose product is MRTVAVLAFDGISPFHLSVPSLVFGRVGVEGPAPYRVDVCAQQPGSLRTPAGFDIHVQHGLETLTRADTVVIPSWRSGEPLPGELRAALRTAHAGGARIVGLCLGSWAVAASGLADGREVTTHWASAAELARAFPAVRVRADTLWSDLGDVVTSAGVAAALDCCLHLVRRDLGSKAATELARALVTAPHRSGSQAQYIPVAVPEAADDDPIERAMVWARTHLGDPVDLDGWARVALMSRRTFTRRFRDRTGTSPQQWLLLQRTDRARLLLESTTDTVERIAVDTGFGTAMSLRHHFHRILGTSPAAHRASFQGQS
- a CDS encoding gamma carbonic anhydrase family protein, whose product is MRIQLGEHAPEIEESAWIAPNATVIGRVRLGAEVSVWYNAVLRGDLETIEVGARSNIQDGCVLHADPGFPLTVGTGVSVGHNAILHGCTIGDDVLVGMGATILNGAVVGPGSLIAANALIPEGAQIPPGSLVAGVPGKVRRELRAEEQDRIRLNASVYLANTAQHRTANEV